GACGCCGGAGCAGCAGCACGACCGCGCCGGCCAGGGCCAGGGCGACGAGCACCCCACCGGCCAGCAGGACCACCGGCGGGCCGTCCCCGGCGTCACCGCCGGACATCGGGCTCCCCGCCGCGTCGACGCCGCTCGCGCGCGCCCCGGACGCGGCCGGCTCCCCGCCGGGCCCGGACGCGCCAGGCGCTCCGGAAGCCCCGGACCCGCCCGGCACCGCCGGCGGCGTGGGCGCGGCCGGGTCGGCGACCGTGAAGCGGTACGACCCCTGCACCGGGTGGCCGTCGGCGGAGACCACCCGGTAGGCGACCGTGTAGGCGCCGTTGGGCAGCGGCCCGTCGATGGTGACGCGGCCCGCCGTACCGTCCACGGTGGGCGCGCCGGTGGGCACCTTCCGCCCGTCGGCGTTGCTGAGCACGATGGTGGTGAACTCCGGGTTCAGCCGTTGCGCGAACCGCAGCGTGACAGTGGTCGGCGCGGCGGTCAGCCGGGCGTCCTGGGCCGGCGTGGCGGCCTGCAACGAGTTGTGCGCCGCGGCGGGCGCGGCGGGCGCCAGCAGCAGCGCGGTGAGCACCACCGCGAGGGTGGCGACGGTACGGGTACGCATGTCGGACCGGGCCTTCCGGGTCGTCGTCATCCGAGCACCTGCTGGCCGATCCAGCCGCCCTCCGGGCAGCCGGGCGGTACGGCGAACACGGCGGAGCCGATCGGGGTGGTCCACTCGTTGAGCAGGTCCCGTTCGGCCAGCCGGCGCTGGATGGGCAGATACTGGCGGGCGATGTCGGCCTGGTACGCGGCGAAGACCAGCCCGCTGTCCGCCTGCCCGTCGGCGGTCGGCACGCCGTCGTAGTTGTAGGGCCGGCGCAGGATCTTCTGCCGGTCGTCGGTGACATGCGCCCGGGTCAGGTGCGAGAAGTCCGGGATGACGGTGAGCCCGTCCGCGCCGAGCGCGGCGAAGTCCGGCTCGTCGTGCTCGGCGACGCCGGTCAGCG
The genomic region above belongs to Micromonospora sp. WMMD1128 and contains:
- a CDS encoding copper resistance CopC family protein gives rise to the protein MRTRTVATLAVVLTALLLAPAAPAAAHNSLQAATPAQDARLTAAPTTVTLRFAQRLNPEFTTIVLSNADGRKVPTGAPTVDGTAGRVTIDGPLPNGAYTVAYRVVSADGHPVQGSYRFTVADPAAPTPPAVPGGSGASGAPGASGPGGEPAASGARASGVDAAGSPMSGGDAGDGPPVVLLAGGVLVALALAGAVVLLLRRRRAS